CTTCCCTTTTTCCCTCATCTGTTTACGCGTTATGCCATATGTCTTTTCTATGACCATTGCTATTTGTGATAATGTGTATTCTTTTTCTCTTCTTTTATGCCCTATATCTGCATTACATTTTTCCATAATTTTATCTGCAAACTCCTCTTCTCCAAGTATCCTCTGGTCTATTGTCAGGTATATGTCTTCCTTCTTTACAGGTATGCCCTCGCTTATGAATGCCGTATAAAGCTTTCTTGCCTTTGACTTGTCATCCGAAAACATCCTTAATACCTGATCTTCATCAATTATGTCGTTTTTGTCGGATCTTCTAACATAGCTCTGATGACTGCTCCATCGATACTCATCAGGGCTCTTAACAATCTTCGCCCTTACAGGGTTAAGATGTATATATTTTACAAGCGCCAACAGATACTTATCCTTATCACAGAGTATTGCCTTATATCTGCCCTGAAACAAATGGCCTGAGGTATTGTACTTTCTGTTGAAATATACTGTATAGCTCTGGTTAATGCCCTGAAGTATCTTTGAAAGGGGCGTTTTCCGGGTTTCAATCAGAAGATGCACGTGGTTATTCATTAGGACATATACATAGA
The sequence above is drawn from the Nitrospirota bacterium genome and encodes:
- a CDS encoding transposase gives rise to the protein YVYVLMNNHVHLLIETRKTPLSKILQGINQSYTVYFNRKYNTSGHLFQGRYKAILCDKDKYLLALVKYIHLNPVRAKIVKSPDEYRWSSHQSYVRRSDKNDIIDEDQVLRMFSDDKSKARKLYTAFISEGIPVKKEDIYLTIDQRILGEEEFADKIMEKCNADIGHKRREKEYTLSQIAMVIEKTYGITRKQMREKGKDREISLCRKVLCLVADEYGHKGKDIAGYIHKDPAMISRHLKEKADLKEETEKLIQVLKKNVRTNVNSQA